In Rhineura floridana isolate rRhiFlo1 chromosome 6, rRhiFlo1.hap2, whole genome shotgun sequence, one genomic interval encodes:
- the LOC133387340 gene encoding bile acid receptor-like isoform X3 — protein MKQWELEDSMANTFVTIPDGYCLSEPIQYYDALPEHISYPLQDLDFQAAPYCQYSTVQFPPALQSPSPQTQYSTYNLDAQYSDGQYIISNCELSKPTCMGVHNDAGGYPGQKRPRLSHSALRIKGQEELCVVCGDKASGYHYNALTCEGCKGFFRRSITKNAIYRCKSGGHCEMDMYMRRKCQECRLKKCKAVGMLAECLLTEVQCKSKRLRKKSSFLCGIKMEDEGVDSKHVSSTTKPLKVQEKMELTPGERQLIDHILAAHQKCTIPLEEAKKFLQETANPEENFLRLSETAMIHVQVLVDFTRRLPGFESLANDDQIALLKGSTIEAIFLRSAQIYNEQGIECQTSFSESITEEFITALFYFYRSMGELNVTETEYALLVATTVFFSDRPLLKNKQHVEKLQEPFLGILYKYSKIYHPEEPQHFARLIGRLTELRTLNHNHSEVLITWRTRDPKLTSLFCEIWDLH, from the exons ATGAAGCAGTGGGAGCTGGAGGACAGTATGGCAAATACCTTTGTGACAATACCAGATGGGTACTGCCTTAGTGAGCCAATCCAGTATTATG ATGCCTTGCCAGAACATATCAGTTATCCGCTGCAAGACCTTGACTTTCAGGCTGCTCCTTATTGTCAGTATTCGACAGTTCAGTTTCCTCCAGCATTACAGTCGCCATCTCCCCAAACTCAGTACAGCACATACAACTTGGATGCTCAATATAGTGATGGGCAATACATCATCAGCAATTGTGAACTCAGTAAGCCCACCTGCATGGGTGTCCATAATGATGCGGGAGGTTATCCTGGACAGAAAAGGCCCAGGCTTAGTCACTCTGCCTTGCGAATTAAGGGGCAGGAGGAACTCTGTGTGGTTTGTGGGGACAAGGCTTCAGGATATCATTACAATGCACTCACCTGTGAAGGCTGCAAAG GATTTTTTCGACGAAGCATCACCAAAAACGCAATCTACAGATGCAAGAGTGGCGGCCACTGTGAAATGGATATGTATATGAGGAGGAAGTGTCAGGAGTGTCGCCTAAAGAAATGTAAAGCTGTGGGAATGCTGGCTGAAT GTCTATTAACAGAAGTCCAGTGTAAGTCAAAGCGACTCAGAAAGAAGAGTAGCTTCCTTTGTGGCATCAAAATGGAAGATGAAGGAGTGGACAGCAAGCATGTGTCCTCTACAACAAAACCTTTAAAA GTCCAAGAGAAAATGGAACTTACACCTGGGGAACGTCAGCTCATTGACCATATTTTGGCTGCCCATCAAAAATGCACAATTCCCCTGGAGGAAGCAAAGAAGTTT TTGCAGGAAACTGCCAACCCTGAAGAGAACTTTCTACGTCTTTCAGAAACAGCTATGATTCATGTGCAAGTACTAGTGGATTTTACAAGACGACTTCCAG GGTTTGAAAGTTTAGCCAATGATGATCAGATTGCATTGCTGAAAGGGTCCACAATTGAAGCAATATTTTTACGTTCTGCCCAGATATACAATGAACAAGGGATTGAATGTCAGACATCATTCAGTGAAA GTATCACTGAGGAGTTTATCACTGCACTATTTTATTTCTACAGAAGTATGGGAGAACTTAATGTGACAGAGACTGAGTATGCGCTACTTGTTGCAACTACTGTTTTTTTTTCAG ATCGTCCACtcctaaaaaacaaacaacatgTGGAAAAACTCCAGGAACCCTTTTTAGGAATTCTGTATAAGTATTCAAAGATTTATCACCCTGAAGAACCTCAACATTTTGCCCGTCTGATAGGGCGACTCACTGAACTCAGAACCCTCAATCACAACCACTCAGAAGTGCTAATAACCTGGAGAACAAGAGATCCTAAGCTGACCTCTTTATTTTGTGAAATCTGGGATCTGCATTAA
- the LOC133387340 gene encoding bile acid receptor-like isoform X1, which translates to MKQWELEDSMANTFVTIPDGYCLSEPIQYYDALPEHISYPLQDLDFQAAPYCQYSTVQFPPALQSPSPQTQYSTYNLDAQYSDGQYIISNCELSKPTCMGVHNDAGGYPGQKRPRLSHSALRIKGQEELCVVCGDKASGYHYNALTCEGCKGFFRRSITKNAIYRCKSGGHCEMDMYMRRKCQECRLKKCKAVGMLAECLLTEVQCKSKRLRKKSSFLCGIKMEDEGVDSKHVSSTTKPLKVQEKMELTPGERQLIDHILAAHQKCTIPLEEAKKFLQETANPEENFLRLSETAMIHVQVLVDFTRRLPGFESLANDDQIALLKGSTIEAIFLRSAQIYNEQGIECQTSFSESHVKFSDHAICGQDKNTYSIEMSHTEESPTSTTTTGITEEFITALFYFYRSMGELNVTETEYALLVATTVFFSDRPLLKNKQHVEKLQEPFLGILYKYSKIYHPEEPQHFARLIGRLTELRTLNHNHSEVLITWRTRDPKLTSLFCEIWDLH; encoded by the exons ATGAAGCAGTGGGAGCTGGAGGACAGTATGGCAAATACCTTTGTGACAATACCAGATGGGTACTGCCTTAGTGAGCCAATCCAGTATTATG ATGCCTTGCCAGAACATATCAGTTATCCGCTGCAAGACCTTGACTTTCAGGCTGCTCCTTATTGTCAGTATTCGACAGTTCAGTTTCCTCCAGCATTACAGTCGCCATCTCCCCAAACTCAGTACAGCACATACAACTTGGATGCTCAATATAGTGATGGGCAATACATCATCAGCAATTGTGAACTCAGTAAGCCCACCTGCATGGGTGTCCATAATGATGCGGGAGGTTATCCTGGACAGAAAAGGCCCAGGCTTAGTCACTCTGCCTTGCGAATTAAGGGGCAGGAGGAACTCTGTGTGGTTTGTGGGGACAAGGCTTCAGGATATCATTACAATGCACTCACCTGTGAAGGCTGCAAAG GATTTTTTCGACGAAGCATCACCAAAAACGCAATCTACAGATGCAAGAGTGGCGGCCACTGTGAAATGGATATGTATATGAGGAGGAAGTGTCAGGAGTGTCGCCTAAAGAAATGTAAAGCTGTGGGAATGCTGGCTGAAT GTCTATTAACAGAAGTCCAGTGTAAGTCAAAGCGACTCAGAAAGAAGAGTAGCTTCCTTTGTGGCATCAAAATGGAAGATGAAGGAGTGGACAGCAAGCATGTGTCCTCTACAACAAAACCTTTAAAA GTCCAAGAGAAAATGGAACTTACACCTGGGGAACGTCAGCTCATTGACCATATTTTGGCTGCCCATCAAAAATGCACAATTCCCCTGGAGGAAGCAAAGAAGTTT TTGCAGGAAACTGCCAACCCTGAAGAGAACTTTCTACGTCTTTCAGAAACAGCTATGATTCATGTGCAAGTACTAGTGGATTTTACAAGACGACTTCCAG GGTTTGAAAGTTTAGCCAATGATGATCAGATTGCATTGCTGAAAGGGTCCACAATTGAAGCAATATTTTTACGTTCTGCCCAGATATACAATGAACAAGGGATTGAATGTCAGACATCATTCAGTGAAA GTCATGTAAAATTTTCTGACCATGCTATATGTGGTCAAGATAAAAATACATACTCTATAGAAATGTCTCATACTGAAGAAAGTCCAACATCAACTACTACAACAG GTATCACTGAGGAGTTTATCACTGCACTATTTTATTTCTACAGAAGTATGGGAGAACTTAATGTGACAGAGACTGAGTATGCGCTACTTGTTGCAACTACTGTTTTTTTTTCAG ATCGTCCACtcctaaaaaacaaacaacatgTGGAAAAACTCCAGGAACCCTTTTTAGGAATTCTGTATAAGTATTCAAAGATTTATCACCCTGAAGAACCTCAACATTTTGCCCGTCTGATAGGGCGACTCACTGAACTCAGAACCCTCAATCACAACCACTCAGAAGTGCTAATAACCTGGAGAACAAGAGATCCTAAGCTGACCTCTTTATTTTGTGAAATCTGGGATCTGCATTAA
- the LOC133387340 gene encoding bile acid receptor-like isoform X4, producing the protein MKQWELEDSMANTFVTIPDGYCLSEPIQYYDALPEHISYPLQDLDFQAAPYCQYSTVQFPPALQSPSPQTQYSTYNLDAQYSDGQYIISNCELSKPTCMGVHNDAGGYPGQKRPRLSHSALRIKGQEELCVVCGDKASGYHYNALTCEGCKGFFRRSITKNAIYRCKSGGHCEMDMYMRRKCQECRLKKCKAVGMLAECLLTEVQCKSKRLRKKSSFLCGIKMEDEGVDSKHVSSTTKPLKVQEKMELTPGERQLIDHILAAHQKCTIPLEEAKKFLQETANPEENFLRLSETAMIHVQVLVDFTRRLPGFESLANDDQIALLKGSTIEAIFLRSAQIYNEQGIECQTSFSESHVKFSDHAICGQDKNTYSIEMSHTEESPTSTTTTEVWENLM; encoded by the exons ATGAAGCAGTGGGAGCTGGAGGACAGTATGGCAAATACCTTTGTGACAATACCAGATGGGTACTGCCTTAGTGAGCCAATCCAGTATTATG ATGCCTTGCCAGAACATATCAGTTATCCGCTGCAAGACCTTGACTTTCAGGCTGCTCCTTATTGTCAGTATTCGACAGTTCAGTTTCCTCCAGCATTACAGTCGCCATCTCCCCAAACTCAGTACAGCACATACAACTTGGATGCTCAATATAGTGATGGGCAATACATCATCAGCAATTGTGAACTCAGTAAGCCCACCTGCATGGGTGTCCATAATGATGCGGGAGGTTATCCTGGACAGAAAAGGCCCAGGCTTAGTCACTCTGCCTTGCGAATTAAGGGGCAGGAGGAACTCTGTGTGGTTTGTGGGGACAAGGCTTCAGGATATCATTACAATGCACTCACCTGTGAAGGCTGCAAAG GATTTTTTCGACGAAGCATCACCAAAAACGCAATCTACAGATGCAAGAGTGGCGGCCACTGTGAAATGGATATGTATATGAGGAGGAAGTGTCAGGAGTGTCGCCTAAAGAAATGTAAAGCTGTGGGAATGCTGGCTGAAT GTCTATTAACAGAAGTCCAGTGTAAGTCAAAGCGACTCAGAAAGAAGAGTAGCTTCCTTTGTGGCATCAAAATGGAAGATGAAGGAGTGGACAGCAAGCATGTGTCCTCTACAACAAAACCTTTAAAA GTCCAAGAGAAAATGGAACTTACACCTGGGGAACGTCAGCTCATTGACCATATTTTGGCTGCCCATCAAAAATGCACAATTCCCCTGGAGGAAGCAAAGAAGTTT TTGCAGGAAACTGCCAACCCTGAAGAGAACTTTCTACGTCTTTCAGAAACAGCTATGATTCATGTGCAAGTACTAGTGGATTTTACAAGACGACTTCCAG GGTTTGAAAGTTTAGCCAATGATGATCAGATTGCATTGCTGAAAGGGTCCACAATTGAAGCAATATTTTTACGTTCTGCCCAGATATACAATGAACAAGGGATTGAATGTCAGACATCATTCAGTGAAA GTCATGTAAAATTTTCTGACCATGCTATATGTGGTCAAGATAAAAATACATACTCTATAGAAATGTCTCATACTGAAGAAAGTCCAACATCAACTACTACAACAG AAGTATGGGAGAACTTAATGTGA
- the LOC133387340 gene encoding bile acid receptor-like isoform X5, whose product MKQWELEDSMANTFVTIPDGYCLSEPIQYYDALPEHISYPLQDLDFQAAPYCQYSTVQFPPALQSPSPQTQYSTYNLDAQYSDGQYIISNCELSKPTCMGVHNDAGGYPGQKRPRLSHSALRIKGQEELCVVCGDKASGYHYNALTCEGCKGFFRRSITKNAIYRCKSGGHCEMDMYMRRKCQECRLKKCKAVGMLAECLLTEVQCKSKRLRKKSSFLCGIKMEDEGVDSKHVSSTTKPLKVQEKMELTPGERQLIDHILAAHQKCTIPLEEAKKFLQETANPEENFLRLSETAMIHVQVLVDFTRRLPGFESLANDDQIALLKGSTIEAIFLRSAQIYNEQGIECQTSFSEKVWENLM is encoded by the exons ATGAAGCAGTGGGAGCTGGAGGACAGTATGGCAAATACCTTTGTGACAATACCAGATGGGTACTGCCTTAGTGAGCCAATCCAGTATTATG ATGCCTTGCCAGAACATATCAGTTATCCGCTGCAAGACCTTGACTTTCAGGCTGCTCCTTATTGTCAGTATTCGACAGTTCAGTTTCCTCCAGCATTACAGTCGCCATCTCCCCAAACTCAGTACAGCACATACAACTTGGATGCTCAATATAGTGATGGGCAATACATCATCAGCAATTGTGAACTCAGTAAGCCCACCTGCATGGGTGTCCATAATGATGCGGGAGGTTATCCTGGACAGAAAAGGCCCAGGCTTAGTCACTCTGCCTTGCGAATTAAGGGGCAGGAGGAACTCTGTGTGGTTTGTGGGGACAAGGCTTCAGGATATCATTACAATGCACTCACCTGTGAAGGCTGCAAAG GATTTTTTCGACGAAGCATCACCAAAAACGCAATCTACAGATGCAAGAGTGGCGGCCACTGTGAAATGGATATGTATATGAGGAGGAAGTGTCAGGAGTGTCGCCTAAAGAAATGTAAAGCTGTGGGAATGCTGGCTGAAT GTCTATTAACAGAAGTCCAGTGTAAGTCAAAGCGACTCAGAAAGAAGAGTAGCTTCCTTTGTGGCATCAAAATGGAAGATGAAGGAGTGGACAGCAAGCATGTGTCCTCTACAACAAAACCTTTAAAA GTCCAAGAGAAAATGGAACTTACACCTGGGGAACGTCAGCTCATTGACCATATTTTGGCTGCCCATCAAAAATGCACAATTCCCCTGGAGGAAGCAAAGAAGTTT TTGCAGGAAACTGCCAACCCTGAAGAGAACTTTCTACGTCTTTCAGAAACAGCTATGATTCATGTGCAAGTACTAGTGGATTTTACAAGACGACTTCCAG GGTTTGAAAGTTTAGCCAATGATGATCAGATTGCATTGCTGAAAGGGTCCACAATTGAAGCAATATTTTTACGTTCTGCCCAGATATACAATGAACAAGGGATTGAATGTCAGACATCATTCAGTGAAA AAGTATGGGAGAACTTAATGTGA
- the LOC133387340 gene encoding bile acid receptor-like isoform X2, with translation MKQWELEDSMANTFVTIPDGYCLSEPIQYYDALPEHISYPLQDLDFQAAPYCQYSTVQFPPALQSPSPQTQYSTYNLDAQYSDGQYIISNCELSKPTCMGVHNDAGGYPGQKRPRLSHSALRIKGQEELCVVCGDKASGYHYNALTCEGCKGFFRRSITKNAIYRCKSGGHCEMDMYMRRKCQECRLKKCKAVGMLAECLLTEVQCKSKRLRKKSSFLCGIKMEDEGVDSKHVSSTTKPLKVQEKMELTPGERQLIDHILAAHQKCTIPLEEAKKFETANPEENFLRLSETAMIHVQVLVDFTRRLPGFESLANDDQIALLKGSTIEAIFLRSAQIYNEQGIECQTSFSESHVKFSDHAICGQDKNTYSIEMSHTEESPTSTTTTGITEEFITALFYFYRSMGELNVTETEYALLVATTVFFSDRPLLKNKQHVEKLQEPFLGILYKYSKIYHPEEPQHFARLIGRLTELRTLNHNHSEVLITWRTRDPKLTSLFCEIWDLH, from the exons ATGAAGCAGTGGGAGCTGGAGGACAGTATGGCAAATACCTTTGTGACAATACCAGATGGGTACTGCCTTAGTGAGCCAATCCAGTATTATG ATGCCTTGCCAGAACATATCAGTTATCCGCTGCAAGACCTTGACTTTCAGGCTGCTCCTTATTGTCAGTATTCGACAGTTCAGTTTCCTCCAGCATTACAGTCGCCATCTCCCCAAACTCAGTACAGCACATACAACTTGGATGCTCAATATAGTGATGGGCAATACATCATCAGCAATTGTGAACTCAGTAAGCCCACCTGCATGGGTGTCCATAATGATGCGGGAGGTTATCCTGGACAGAAAAGGCCCAGGCTTAGTCACTCTGCCTTGCGAATTAAGGGGCAGGAGGAACTCTGTGTGGTTTGTGGGGACAAGGCTTCAGGATATCATTACAATGCACTCACCTGTGAAGGCTGCAAAG GATTTTTTCGACGAAGCATCACCAAAAACGCAATCTACAGATGCAAGAGTGGCGGCCACTGTGAAATGGATATGTATATGAGGAGGAAGTGTCAGGAGTGTCGCCTAAAGAAATGTAAAGCTGTGGGAATGCTGGCTGAAT GTCTATTAACAGAAGTCCAGTGTAAGTCAAAGCGACTCAGAAAGAAGAGTAGCTTCCTTTGTGGCATCAAAATGGAAGATGAAGGAGTGGACAGCAAGCATGTGTCCTCTACAACAAAACCTTTAAAA GTCCAAGAGAAAATGGAACTTACACCTGGGGAACGTCAGCTCATTGACCATATTTTGGCTGCCCATCAAAAATGCACAATTCCCCTGGAGGAAGCAAAGAAGTTT GAAACTGCCAACCCTGAAGAGAACTTTCTACGTCTTTCAGAAACAGCTATGATTCATGTGCAAGTACTAGTGGATTTTACAAGACGACTTCCAG GGTTTGAAAGTTTAGCCAATGATGATCAGATTGCATTGCTGAAAGGGTCCACAATTGAAGCAATATTTTTACGTTCTGCCCAGATATACAATGAACAAGGGATTGAATGTCAGACATCATTCAGTGAAA GTCATGTAAAATTTTCTGACCATGCTATATGTGGTCAAGATAAAAATACATACTCTATAGAAATGTCTCATACTGAAGAAAGTCCAACATCAACTACTACAACAG GTATCACTGAGGAGTTTATCACTGCACTATTTTATTTCTACAGAAGTATGGGAGAACTTAATGTGACAGAGACTGAGTATGCGCTACTTGTTGCAACTACTGTTTTTTTTTCAG ATCGTCCACtcctaaaaaacaaacaacatgTGGAAAAACTCCAGGAACCCTTTTTAGGAATTCTGTATAAGTATTCAAAGATTTATCACCCTGAAGAACCTCAACATTTTGCCCGTCTGATAGGGCGACTCACTGAACTCAGAACCCTCAATCACAACCACTCAGAAGTGCTAATAACCTGGAGAACAAGAGATCCTAAGCTGACCTCTTTATTTTGTGAAATCTGGGATCTGCATTAA